In a genomic window of Saccharothrix sp. HUAS TT1:
- a CDS encoding ArnT family glycosyltransferase, translating into MRARLPLLVLLAGTAVLYLWRLGDSGWANAYYSAAAQAGAESWHAWFFGATDPAGSITVDKTPAATWVTGLSARLFGVNAWSILVPQALMGVASVWLLHATVRRTAGEAAGLIAGAVLALTPVAVLMFRFNNPDALMVLLLVAGAYCVVRATEGASARWLALAGAAVGFAFLAKMLQAFLVLPAFGLTYLVFARAPLLRKARHLAVALGAVVVAGGWWVLAVELTPAGSRPHVGGSQSDSVLELALGYNGLGRLTGDEVGSVGGGGGWGTAGWSRLLGDEMGGQIAWLLPTALVLLVAGWWAGRTAERAGLALWGGWLVVTAAVFSFMNGIIHAYYTVALAPAIGALIGIGAVALWRERHEPAAAAALSGALAVTALQCYLLLLDWSTPLAVVVLVLGLVGAVGLFLASTAPAAVVVPVAVVGALLGPGAYSVATAATPHSGAIPSAGPAQDRSGGGLVLVGPGGATRNAGGGMGGLLNAPTPGDELVALLRDSEGFTWAAATVGSNNAAGYQLGSGEPVMAVGGFNGTDPAPTLEEFQELVRGGRIHYFLGGAGVRAETGSDAARRIAEWVADAFSATEVDGVTVHDLTADAQR; encoded by the coding sequence ATGCGAGCGCGACTACCACTGCTGGTGCTGTTGGCCGGGACGGCGGTGCTCTACCTGTGGCGCCTGGGTGACTCGGGGTGGGCCAACGCCTACTACTCCGCCGCCGCCCAGGCCGGCGCCGAGAGCTGGCACGCGTGGTTCTTCGGCGCGACCGACCCGGCGGGCTCGATCACGGTCGACAAGACACCGGCGGCGACCTGGGTGACGGGGCTGTCGGCCCGGCTGTTCGGGGTCAACGCCTGGAGCATCCTGGTACCGCAGGCGCTCATGGGCGTGGCGAGCGTGTGGCTCCTCCACGCCACCGTGCGCCGGACGGCCGGTGAGGCCGCCGGCCTGATCGCGGGCGCGGTGCTGGCGCTGACGCCGGTCGCGGTGCTGATGTTCCGGTTCAACAACCCGGACGCGCTGATGGTGCTGCTGCTCGTGGCGGGCGCGTACTGCGTGGTCCGGGCCACCGAGGGGGCGTCGGCGCGGTGGTTGGCGCTGGCCGGCGCGGCGGTGGGTTTCGCGTTCCTGGCCAAAATGCTCCAAGCGTTCCTGGTGCTGCCCGCGTTCGGGCTGACGTACCTGGTGTTCGCGCGGGCGCCGTTGCTGCGCAAGGCGCGGCACCTGGCCGTCGCGCTGGGCGCGGTCGTCGTCGCCGGCGGCTGGTGGGTGCTGGCGGTGGAGCTGACGCCCGCCGGCTCGCGGCCCCACGTCGGCGGCTCGCAGTCCGACAGCGTGCTGGAGCTGGCGCTGGGCTACAACGGGCTCGGCAGGTTGACCGGTGACGAGGTCGGCAGCGTCGGAGGCGGGGGCGGCTGGGGCACGGCCGGGTGGAGCAGGCTGCTCGGGGACGAGATGGGCGGTCAGATCGCCTGGTTGCTGCCGACCGCGCTGGTGCTGCTGGTCGCCGGCTGGTGGGCCGGGCGGACCGCGGAACGGGCCGGTCTCGCGCTGTGGGGCGGCTGGCTGGTCGTCACCGCCGCGGTGTTCAGCTTCATGAACGGCATCATCCACGCGTACTACACGGTGGCGCTGGCCCCGGCGATCGGGGCGTTGATCGGGATCGGCGCGGTCGCCCTGTGGCGCGAGCGGCACGAGCCCGCCGCGGCGGCGGCGCTGTCCGGCGCGCTGGCCGTGACCGCGCTCCAGTGCTACCTGCTGCTGCTGGACTGGTCCACCCCGCTGGCGGTGGTCGTGCTGGTCCTCGGCCTGGTCGGCGCGGTGGGCCTGTTCCTCGCGTCGACCGCGCCCGCCGCCGTGGTCGTGCCGGTCGCCGTGGTCGGCGCCCTGCTCGGACCGGGAGCCTACTCCGTCGCCACGGCCGCGACACCGCACTCCGGCGCGATCCCCAGCGCCGGTCCGGCGCAGGACCGGTCCGGTGGCGGACTGGTCCTGGTGGGACCGGGCGGCGCCACGCGGAACGCCGGTGGCGGCATGGGCGGTCTGCTCAACGCTCCAACACCGGGCGATGAACTGGTGGCGCTGCTGCGGGACAGCGAGGGCTTCACCTGGGCGGCGGCGACCGTCGGGTCGAACAACGCGGCCGGGTACCAGCTCGGCAGCGGCGAGCCGGTGATGGCCGTCGGCGGCTTCAACGGCACCGATCCCGCGCCCACGCTGGAGGAGTTCCAGGAGCTGGTCCGAGGCGGGCGGATCCACTACTTCCTCGGCGGAGCCGGGGTGCGCGCCGAGACCGGCAGCGACGCGGCGCGGCGGATCGCCGAGTGGGTGGCCGACGCGTTCAGCGCGACGGAGGTCGACGGCGTCACCGTCCACGACCTCACAGCGGACGCACAGCGATGA
- a CDS encoding glycosyltransferase, giving the protein MTFATLTTTTVLDVVVPVHNEERDLAPCVRELHADLRRTFPHPFRITIANNASTDGTRAVADALTRELPGVVAVHLAEKGRGRALKEVWSASDAAVLAYMDVDLSTDLAALAPLVASLTSGHSDLAIGSRLARGARVVRGPKREFVSRCYNLILRGALSTRFTDAQCGFKAIRADVARRLLPHVEDTGWFFDTELLVLAERAGARIHEVPVDWVDDPDSRVDLVPTAVADLKGVARVARGLVTGRIPIGDLRAQLGREPLEPRTPGVPAGLFRQLVRFGAVGAVSTLAYLLLFVLLRDGLGAQGANLVALLVTAVANTAANRRFTFGVRGRRGAGRHQFEGLLVFGLGLGLTSGSLALLHLVAAPGGPAELAAVVGANLLATVLRFLLLRNWVFRPRTNR; this is encoded by the coding sequence ATGACCTTCGCGACGCTCACGACGACCACCGTGCTCGACGTGGTGGTGCCGGTGCACAACGAGGAGCGCGACCTCGCGCCCTGCGTGCGCGAGCTGCACGCCGACCTCAGGCGGACGTTCCCCCACCCGTTCCGGATCACCATCGCGAACAACGCGAGCACCGACGGGACGCGCGCCGTCGCCGACGCGCTGACCCGCGAGCTGCCCGGCGTCGTCGCGGTGCACCTGGCCGAGAAGGGGCGCGGTCGGGCGCTGAAGGAGGTGTGGTCGGCGTCGGACGCCGCCGTGCTGGCGTACATGGACGTCGACCTGTCCACCGACCTGGCCGCCCTCGCGCCGCTGGTGGCGTCGTTGACCTCCGGGCACTCGGACCTGGCGATCGGCAGCCGGCTGGCGCGCGGCGCGCGGGTGGTGCGCGGACCCAAGCGCGAGTTCGTCTCCCGCTGCTACAACCTGATCCTGCGCGGCGCGCTGTCGACCCGGTTCACCGACGCGCAGTGCGGGTTCAAGGCGATCCGCGCCGACGTCGCCCGGCGGCTGCTGCCGCACGTCGAGGACACCGGCTGGTTCTTCGACACCGAGCTGCTGGTGCTCGCCGAACGGGCGGGCGCGCGCATCCACGAGGTGCCGGTGGACTGGGTGGACGACCCGGACAGCCGGGTGGACCTCGTCCCGACCGCCGTGGCCGACCTCAAGGGCGTCGCCCGGGTGGCGCGCGGCCTGGTGACCGGGCGCATCCCGATCGGCGACCTGCGCGCCCAGCTGGGGAGGGAGCCGCTGGAGCCGCGGACGCCGGGCGTGCCCGCCGGGCTGTTCCGGCAGCTGGTCCGGTTCGGCGCGGTCGGCGCGGTCAGCACGCTCGCCTACCTGCTGCTGTTCGTGCTGCTGCGCGACGGCCTCGGCGCGCAGGGCGCGAACCTGGTGGCGCTGCTGGTCACCGCCGTCGCCAACACCGCGGCCAACCGCCGGTTCACGTTCGGCGTGCGCGGTCGGCGCGGCGCCGGGCGGCACCAGTTCGAGGGGCTGCTCGTGTTCGGCCTCGGCCTCGGGCTGACCAGCGGCTCGCTGGCCCTGCTGCACCTGGTCGCCGCGCCCGGCGGTCCGGCCGAGCTGGCCGCCGTCGTCGGGGCCAACCTGCTCGCCACCGTGCTGCGGTTCCTGCTGCTGCGCAACTGGGTGTTCCGGCCCCGCACCAACCGATGA
- a CDS encoding glycosyltransferase family 39 protein, with product MTAPETAHTAPRSGRNWTTPALVVLLAGTALLYLWDITASGWGNSYYAAATQAGSQSWVAWLFGGSDAGGAITVDKPPAALWVSGLFARVFGFSSWTALAPQAVEGVLAVWLLHATVKRTSGPVAGLMAGAALAVTPVAVLVFRFNLPDALLVLLMVAGAYCTVRALEKASGWWLALAGVAIGFAFLAKMGQAFLVLPAFTAVYLLAAPTSLGRRLLHLLGAGLAVAVSAGWFVALVELWPTGSRPYIGGSANDSLWELAIGYNGLGRIFGGGGGGDGGGGGNLGFGGETGIGRLFGASMGGEVSWLLPAALVGLVAGLWFTRRLPRTDRTRAALVMWGLWVLGNGVVFSFMSGITHPYYTVAVAPGVAALVAIAGRELWRGRGHLPVRVALAAVVAAAGFWGFALLQRFGEWLPALRWAVAVLTVLVATAIVVGVRRVAALALVTSVLSTAAFGVATAATPHSGSIPMSGPASYAGGGGVGGGRVGTTSDELVDLLRGTTSTWAAATVSAQGAAELSLDSGKAVIGIGGWSGGDPAPTLDEFRQYVADGRIGYFVTGGTGGGGMRGGDEIGEWVAANHEAVTIGGVTVYELG from the coding sequence ATGACAGCGCCCGAGACCGCGCACACCGCGCCGCGGTCGGGCCGGAACTGGACCACGCCCGCGCTCGTCGTGCTGCTGGCCGGGACCGCGTTGCTCTACCTGTGGGACATCACCGCGTCCGGCTGGGGCAACAGCTACTACGCGGCGGCCACCCAGGCGGGCTCGCAGAGCTGGGTCGCGTGGCTGTTCGGCGGGTCCGACGCCGGTGGCGCGATCACCGTCGACAAGCCGCCCGCCGCGCTGTGGGTGAGCGGGTTGTTCGCGCGGGTCTTCGGGTTCTCCAGCTGGACCGCGCTCGCGCCGCAGGCCGTCGAGGGGGTGCTGGCCGTCTGGCTGCTGCACGCCACGGTGAAGCGCACGTCCGGCCCGGTGGCCGGGTTGATGGCCGGCGCGGCCCTCGCCGTGACGCCGGTCGCCGTGCTGGTGTTCCGGTTCAACCTGCCCGACGCGCTGCTGGTGCTGCTGATGGTGGCGGGCGCGTACTGCACCGTGCGGGCGTTGGAGAAGGCGTCCGGCTGGTGGCTGGCGCTGGCGGGCGTGGCGATCGGGTTCGCCTTCCTGGCCAAGATGGGCCAGGCGTTCCTGGTGCTGCCCGCGTTCACCGCGGTCTACCTGCTGGCCGCGCCGACGTCGCTCGGCAGGCGGTTGCTGCACCTGCTCGGCGCGGGGCTGGCGGTGGCGGTGTCCGCCGGGTGGTTCGTCGCGCTGGTCGAGCTGTGGCCGACCGGGTCGCGGCCCTACATCGGCGGGTCGGCGAACGACTCGCTGTGGGAGCTGGCGATCGGCTACAACGGCCTCGGCCGGATCTTCGGCGGCGGCGGCGGTGGTGACGGCGGGGGTGGCGGCAACCTCGGGTTCGGCGGCGAGACCGGCATCGGGCGGCTGTTCGGGGCGAGCATGGGCGGCGAGGTCTCCTGGCTGCTGCCCGCCGCGCTGGTCGGGCTGGTGGCCGGGCTGTGGTTCACCCGACGGCTGCCGCGCACCGACCGCACCCGCGCGGCCCTGGTCATGTGGGGTCTCTGGGTGCTGGGCAACGGGGTCGTGTTCAGCTTCATGAGCGGCATCACGCACCCGTACTACACGGTCGCTGTCGCGCCGGGCGTCGCCGCGCTCGTCGCCATCGCGGGCCGTGAGCTGTGGCGGGGTCGCGGTCACCTGCCGGTGCGGGTGGCGCTCGCGGCGGTGGTCGCCGCCGCCGGGTTCTGGGGGTTCGCGCTGCTCCAGCGGTTCGGCGAGTGGCTGCCCGCGCTGCGCTGGGCGGTGGCGGTGCTGACCGTGCTGGTGGCGACGGCGATCGTGGTGGGCGTGCGCCGGGTGGCCGCGCTTGCGCTGGTCACGTCGGTGTTGTCGACGGCGGCGTTCGGCGTGGCCACCGCCGCCACCCCGCACTCCGGTTCGATCCCGATGTCCGGGCCCGCCTCGTACGCGGGCGGGGGCGGCGTGGGCGGTGGCCGGGTGGGGACGACGTCGGACGAACTGGTCGACCTGCTCAGGGGCACGACGTCGACGTGGGCGGCGGCGACGGTGAGCGCGCAGGGCGCGGCCGAGCTGTCCCTGGACTCCGGCAAGGCCGTGATCGGCATCGGCGGCTGGAGCGGCGGCGACCCCGCGCCGACGTTGGACGAGTTCCGGCAGTACGTCGCGGACGGTCGGATCGGCTACTTCGTCACCGGTGGGACGGGCGGTGGCGGGATGCGCGGTGGCGACGAGATCGGCGAGTGGGTCGCGGCGAACCACGAGGCCGTGACGATCGGCGGGGTGACCGTCTACGAGCTCGGCTGA
- a CDS encoding SGNH/GDSL hydrolase family protein: protein MAKTVRSLVVLGDSTTVGVGDPVPGGWRGVGALLAAAFPDARYLNASFTGARVSSVRHEQLPRALATSPDAAVVLVGMNDTLRSDFDARRLHADLDAVVSALVSAGSTVVTVRFHDHSRVFRLPGPLRRALRARIGELNAVIDAVVRRHGVECVDLDLLTGAYEVDTWAVDRLHPSEVGHRRLAAAFARRLAQAGCEVPGRVSPVCTGGLDVTPLHHVAWLVVKGIPWLWRRGRDLVPYAATIVYRSWTGHPAPTAAATGRQPSS, encoded by the coding sequence GTGGCCAAGACGGTGCGCAGCCTGGTGGTCCTGGGCGACTCGACGACGGTCGGCGTGGGCGATCCCGTGCCCGGCGGCTGGCGCGGTGTCGGCGCGCTCCTCGCGGCCGCGTTCCCGGACGCGCGGTACCTGAACGCCTCGTTCACCGGCGCCCGGGTGTCGTCCGTGCGGCACGAGCAGCTGCCACGGGCGCTTGCCACGAGCCCGGACGCGGCCGTGGTGCTGGTCGGGATGAACGACACCCTGCGGTCCGACTTCGACGCCCGCCGCCTGCACGCCGACCTGGACGCGGTCGTGTCCGCGCTGGTGTCGGCCGGGTCGACCGTCGTCACCGTGCGGTTCCACGACCACAGCCGGGTGTTCCGGCTGCCCGGCCCGCTGCGGCGGGCGCTGCGGGCGCGGATCGGCGAGCTGAACGCGGTCATCGACGCCGTGGTGCGGCGGCACGGCGTCGAGTGCGTCGACCTCGACCTGCTGACCGGCGCCTACGAGGTGGACACCTGGGCGGTGGACCGGCTGCACCCGTCCGAGGTCGGGCACCGGCGGCTGGCGGCGGCGTTCGCGCGGCGGTTGGCGCAGGCGGGCTGCGAGGTGCCGGGCCGGGTGTCGCCGGTCTGCACGGGCGGGCTCGACGTGACGCCGCTGCACCACGTGGCGTGGTTGGTGGTGAAGGGCATCCCGTGGCTGTGGCGGCGCGGGCGTGACCTGGTGCCCTACGCCGCCACGATCGTGTACCGCTCCTGGACGGGCCACCCCGCGCCGACCGCTGCCGCGACCGGCCGTCAGCCGAGCTCGTAG
- a CDS encoding DUF389 domain-containing protein, with amino-acid sequence MLHLRAICPVERTDAVLTALREHAGVTHVVLLRGAAIDPAGDVVEADVAREATDEVVASLCDLGLDHDGGVTLEQIDTALSDAADRAEENAPGDGADAVVWEELLARTGEESRLNATFLSFLVIACLLTAVAVVTDSPVTLVGAMVVGPEFGPLAAISVGLVLRRWDLVRRAALALVVGFPVAVVLTAAGAWVGSRTGLFDPDLALAGHELDFVFQVGPFSLIVALLAGAAGMLSMTSAKSAALVGVFISVTTVPAAGYAAVAAVLGQWDICLQSIAQLAVNLGGVVVAAALVLALRNRSGQARDLGRPLAGG; translated from the coding sequence GTGCTGCACCTGCGGGCCATCTGCCCGGTCGAGCGCACCGACGCGGTGCTGACCGCGCTGCGCGAGCACGCCGGCGTCACGCACGTCGTGCTGCTGCGCGGCGCGGCGATCGACCCCGCGGGTGACGTGGTCGAGGCCGACGTCGCCAGGGAGGCCACCGACGAGGTGGTGGCCTCCCTGTGCGACCTCGGCCTCGACCACGACGGCGGCGTCACGCTGGAGCAGATCGACACCGCCCTGTCCGACGCCGCCGACCGCGCCGAGGAGAACGCGCCCGGTGACGGCGCGGACGCCGTGGTGTGGGAGGAGCTGCTGGCCCGCACCGGCGAGGAGTCCCGGCTCAACGCCACCTTCCTGTCGTTCCTGGTGATCGCGTGCCTGCTCACGGCGGTCGCCGTGGTGACGGACTCGCCCGTCACGCTGGTCGGCGCGATGGTCGTCGGACCGGAGTTCGGGCCGCTGGCCGCGATCTCCGTCGGCCTGGTGCTGCGGCGCTGGGACCTGGTCCGCCGGGCGGCGCTGGCGCTGGTCGTCGGCTTCCCGGTGGCGGTGGTGCTCACCGCGGCCGGCGCCTGGGTCGGCTCGCGCACCGGGCTGTTCGACCCCGACCTGGCCCTGGCCGGGCACGAGCTCGACTTCGTCTTCCAGGTCGGGCCGTTCTCGTTGATCGTGGCGCTGCTCGCGGGGGCGGCCGGGATGCTGTCGATGACGTCGGCCAAGTCCGCGGCGCTCGTCGGGGTGTTCATCTCGGTCACCACGGTTCCCGCCGCGGGCTACGCCGCGGTCGCCGCCGTTCTCGGCCAGTGGGACATATGCCTCCAGTCGATTGCACAGCTGGCGGTGAACCTGGGCGGCGTGGTGGTGGCTGCGGCGCTGGTCCTGGCGCTGCGCAACCGCAGCGGCCAGGCCCGTGACCTGGGGCGACCCCTCGCCGGCGGTTGA
- the aspS gene encoding aspartate--tRNA ligase — protein sequence MMRTHEAGKLRAEHAGQSVTLTGWVARRRDHGGVIFIDFRDASGVAQVVFREGEMAERAHKLRSEFVVKVVGDVTRRPEGSENPDLPTGDVEVYASELEVLNEAAPLPFQLDEHLEVGEEARLRHRYLDLRRSGPAKAMRLRSEANRIARDVLHAEDFVEVETPTLTRSTPEGARDFLVPARLRPGSWYALPQSPQLFKQLLMVGGLERYYQIARCYRDEDFRADRQPEFTQLDIEMSFVEQDDVIALGEKIVSALWQGLADHEIARPFRRISYAEAMAKYGTDKPDLRFDLELTELTEYFKDTPFRVFQAAYVGAVVMPGGASQPRRTLDAWQEWAKQRGAKGLAYVLVQEDGTLGGPVAKNLSDAERDGLAKAVGANPGDCVFFGAGDPDGARALLGAARVEIAHRVGLVDENAWSFVWVVDFPMFEAVDKIGDDVAVGSGKWTALHHAFTSPTPEWIDRFEEDPGNALAYAYDIVCNGNEIGGGSIRIHRADVQQRAFQVMGISPEEAQEKFGFLLDAFKYGAPPHGGIAFGWDRIAMLLGGYDSIREVIAFPKSGGGYDPLTAAPAPITPQQRKEAGVDFKPAPEKPAQEKSAPEKSAQ from the coding sequence GTGATGCGCACGCACGAGGCCGGGAAGCTCCGCGCCGAGCACGCCGGGCAGTCCGTCACCCTGACCGGGTGGGTGGCCCGCAGGCGCGATCACGGTGGCGTGATCTTCATCGACTTCCGGGACGCCTCGGGGGTGGCGCAGGTCGTCTTCCGCGAGGGCGAGATGGCCGAGCGCGCGCACAAGCTGCGCTCGGAGTTCGTGGTCAAGGTCGTCGGCGACGTGACCCGCCGCCCCGAGGGCAGCGAGAACCCCGACCTGCCCACCGGCGACGTCGAGGTCTACGCCAGCGAGCTGGAAGTCCTCAACGAGGCCGCGCCGCTGCCGTTCCAGCTGGACGAGCACCTGGAGGTCGGCGAGGAGGCGCGGCTGCGCCACCGCTACCTCGACCTGCGCCGCAGCGGCCCGGCCAAGGCCATGCGGCTGCGCAGCGAGGCCAACCGGATCGCCCGCGACGTGCTGCACGCCGAGGACTTCGTCGAGGTCGAGACCCCCACGCTGACCCGCTCCACGCCCGAGGGCGCGCGCGACTTCCTGGTGCCCGCGCGGTTGCGCCCCGGCTCCTGGTACGCGCTGCCGCAGTCGCCGCAGCTGTTCAAGCAGCTGCTCATGGTCGGCGGCCTGGAGCGGTACTACCAGATCGCCCGCTGCTACCGGGACGAGGACTTCCGCGCCGACCGGCAGCCCGAGTTCACCCAGCTCGACATCGAGATGAGCTTCGTCGAGCAGGACGACGTGATCGCGCTCGGCGAGAAGATCGTCTCCGCGCTGTGGCAGGGGCTGGCCGACCACGAGATCGCCCGGCCGTTCCGCCGCATCTCCTACGCCGAGGCGATGGCCAAGTACGGCACCGACAAGCCGGACCTGCGCTTCGACCTCGAACTGACCGAGCTGACCGAGTACTTCAAGGACACCCCGTTCCGGGTGTTCCAGGCGGCGTACGTGGGCGCGGTCGTCATGCCCGGCGGCGCGTCCCAGCCCCGCCGCACGCTCGACGCGTGGCAGGAGTGGGCCAAGCAGCGCGGCGCCAAGGGCTTGGCGTACGTGCTGGTCCAGGAGGACGGCACGCTCGGCGGCCCGGTCGCCAAGAACCTGTCCGACGCCGAGCGCGACGGCCTGGCCAAGGCCGTCGGCGCGAACCCCGGCGACTGCGTGTTCTTCGGCGCGGGCGACCCGGACGGCGCGCGGGCGCTGCTCGGCGCGGCCCGGGTGGAGATCGCGCACCGGGTCGGCCTGGTCGACGAGAACGCCTGGTCGTTCGTCTGGGTGGTCGACTTCCCCATGTTCGAGGCGGTCGACAAGATCGGCGACGACGTCGCGGTCGGCAGCGGCAAGTGGACCGCGCTGCACCACGCGTTCACCTCGCCGACGCCGGAGTGGATCGACCGGTTCGAGGAGGACCCGGGCAACGCCCTGGCCTACGCCTACGACATCGTGTGCAACGGCAACGAGATCGGCGGCGGGTCGATCCGTATCCACCGCGCCGACGTGCAGCAGCGGGCGTTCCAGGTCATGGGCATCTCGCCCGAGGAGGCGCAGGAGAAGTTCGGCTTCCTGCTGGACGCGTTCAAGTACGGCGCGCCGCCGCACGGCGGCATCGCGTTCGGCTGGGACCGGATCGCCATGCTGCTCGGCGGGTACGACTCGATCCGCGAGGTCATCGCGTTCCCGAAGAGCGGCGGCGGCTACGACCCGCTGACCGCCGCGCCCGCGCCGATCACGCCGCAGCAGCGCAAGGAAGCCGGGGTGGACTTCAAGCCCGCCCCGGAGAAGCCGGCGCAGGAGAAGTCCGCCCCGGAGAAGTCGGCGCAGTAG
- a CDS encoding S8 family peptidase: MRQSRQVRFLAGVGVTALAVTATSLLAAPAQAAEGEIRAADATHKVRDHFIVKLKDGVSASAEGLAGQYGGKVDTVFRSAINGFTVSLPEAAAKRLAANPAVEYVEQDQVFTTQATQTNPPSWGLDRIDQRNLPLDRSYSYTSTGAGVNVYVIDTGVRISHSTFGGRARNGWDAVDNDSVAQDGNGHGTHVAGTIAGSQYGVAKGATVYGVRVLNNAGSGTTADVVEGIDWVTNNHVKPAVANMSLGGGVSTTIDSAVSRSIAAGVTYAIAAGNSNTNASSFSPARVAAAITVGATTNTDARASYSNYGSVLDIFAPGSSITSAWHTSDSATNTISGTSMATPHVAGAAARYLQGARSATPAQVASYLVGQATTSKVTSPGTGSPNRLLYLAPSA, translated from the coding sequence ATGCGACAGTCACGACAGGTCCGGTTCCTGGCCGGCGTCGGTGTGACGGCGCTCGCCGTCACCGCGACGTCCCTGTTGGCCGCCCCGGCGCAGGCCGCCGAGGGCGAGATCCGCGCCGCCGACGCGACCCACAAGGTCCGCGACCACTTCATCGTCAAGCTCAAGGACGGCGTGTCCGCGTCCGCCGAGGGCCTGGCGGGCCAGTACGGCGGCAAGGTCGACACCGTGTTCCGCAGCGCGATCAACGGCTTCACCGTGTCGCTGCCCGAGGCGGCGGCCAAGCGGCTCGCGGCCAACCCGGCCGTCGAGTACGTCGAGCAGGACCAGGTGTTCACCACCCAGGCGACCCAGACCAACCCGCCGTCGTGGGGCCTGGACCGCATCGACCAGCGCAACCTGCCGCTGGACCGGTCCTACAGCTACACCTCGACCGGCGCGGGCGTGAACGTCTACGTCATCGACACCGGCGTGCGGATCAGCCACAGCACGTTCGGCGGCCGGGCGCGCAACGGCTGGGACGCGGTCGACAACGACTCCGTCGCCCAGGACGGCAACGGCCACGGCACGCACGTCGCGGGCACCATCGCGGGCAGCCAGTACGGCGTCGCCAAGGGCGCGACGGTGTACGGCGTGCGCGTGCTGAACAACGCCGGCAGCGGCACCACCGCCGACGTGGTCGAGGGCATCGACTGGGTGACCAACAACCACGTCAAGCCGGCCGTGGCGAACATGAGCCTCGGCGGCGGCGTCTCCACCACCATCGACTCGGCGGTCAGCCGGTCGATCGCGGCGGGCGTCACCTACGCCATCGCGGCGGGCAACAGCAACACCAACGCCTCCAGCTTCTCCCCGGCCCGCGTGGCCGCGGCGATCACCGTCGGCGCCACCACCAACACCGACGCCCGCGCCAGCTACTCGAACTACGGCTCGGTGCTGGACATCTTCGCGCCGGGCTCGTCGATCACCTCGGCGTGGCACACCAGCGACTCGGCCACCAACACCATCAGTGGCACCTCGATGGCGACCCCGCACGTCGCCGGCGCGGCGGCCCGCTACCTGCAGGGCGCCCGCTCGGCGACCCCGGCCCAGGTGGCGAGCTACCTGGTCGGCCAGGCCACCACGAGCAAGGTGACCAGCCCGGGCACCGGTTCCCCGAACCGCCTGCTCTACCTGGCGCCCAGCGCCTGA
- a CDS encoding GNAT family N-acetyltransferase: MRLEPVTEDNYRVVTGLEVHEEQRSFVATNLKSIADAWIHRPKLQPLALFSGADLVGFTLLERDRPEVLHIVRFMIDRRAQGRGLGRKGLAAIAEVARAEGRGELVLSVVPGNAVARGLYAAFGFADTGEVDGGEVVMRCVLAPSAHLADQ; the protein is encoded by the coding sequence ATGCGCTTGGAACCGGTCACCGAGGACAACTACCGGGTCGTCACCGGCCTGGAGGTGCACGAGGAGCAGCGGTCGTTCGTCGCGACGAACCTCAAGTCGATCGCGGACGCCTGGATCCACCGCCCGAAGTTGCAACCGCTTGCGCTGTTCAGCGGAGCGGACCTGGTGGGATTCACCCTGCTGGAGCGGGACCGGCCGGAGGTGCTGCACATCGTCCGGTTCATGATCGACCGGCGGGCGCAGGGCCGCGGCCTGGGCCGCAAGGGGCTGGCAGCGATCGCGGAGGTGGCGCGCGCGGAGGGTCGGGGCGAGCTGGTGCTGAGCGTGGTGCCGGGCAACGCGGTGGCCCGCGGGCTGTACGCGGCGTTCGGGTTCGCCGACACGGGCGAGGTGGACGGGGGCGAGGTCGTGATGCGCTGCGTCCTCGCCCCCTCGGCCCACCTGGCCGACCAGTAG